The sequence GGAAAGTCCGCCGAGACTTTTTGCCCAGGCGGTGTTGCACGGAACGCTGTCGACTGAAATGCCCAGGACCTGGGCATCGTACTCGCGGAAGCGGTCGAGATCCGCTTCGTACGCGGGCATTTGTGCCGTTCAGACTGGTGTCCAGGCCAGCGGGTAAAACGCGATCACTACATTTTTCTTGCCCCGGAAGTCTGAGAGCTTCACCTTCTTGTCTTTCTCAAGGTTGCTCTTCAGCTCGAAATCCGGAGCCATGTCTCCAACTTCAGGCATGAATCTAGTCCTCCTTCGAGTTAATAACCGTTTTGTAATTCACCCAAGCGTAAACCTTCGTCGCAGATCGTTCAAGAGAACGCGAGAATTATTGTTCCTCTGTGACTCTGTGG is a genomic window of Pyrinomonadaceae bacterium containing:
- a CDS encoding redoxin domain-containing protein yields the protein MPEVGDMAPDFELKSNLEKDKKVKLSDFRGKKNVVIAFYPLAWTPVUTAQMPAYEADLDRFREYDAQVLGISVDSVPCNTAWAKSLGGLSYDLLSDFHPKGEVAQAFGAYRASDGISERAIFIVDKEGKFAHVDIHDISDQPDNEELFEVLRKL